A DNA window from Megalobrama amblycephala isolate DHTTF-2021 linkage group LG11, ASM1881202v1, whole genome shotgun sequence contains the following coding sequences:
- the LOC125278725 gene encoding uncharacterized mitochondrial protein AtMg00860-like — MLNKRVIVYIDDILVYSNTFSDHVQHVRAVLQRLVEHQLYAKLEKCEFHQTSTSFLGYVISAEGVAMDDNKVQAVVNWPLPSTIKELQHFLGFANFYRRFIRNFSLVAAPLTSMLKKGNSGLTWSTAASEAFQKLKQLFTTAPILHHPDPEREFIVEVDASNTGTGAIQSQWHGSPPIIAQKLRLKLQMTYF; from the coding sequence ATGCTCAACAAGAGGGTCATCGTATACATTGATGATATCCTCGTCTACTCTAACACTTTCTCTGATCATGTCCAGCACGTCCGCGCCGTCCTCCAGAGACTCGTTGAACATCAACTTTACGCAAAGCTTGAAAAATGTGAGTTCCATCAGACCTCGACTTCTTTCCTGGGATACGTCATCAGCGCTGAGGGGGTGGCAATGGATGACAACAAGGTCCAGGCAGTGGTGAACTGGCCATTACCATCTACCATCAAGGAACTGCAACACTTCTTGGGTTTCGCCAACTTCTATCGGCGCTTCATACGTAACTTCAGTCTGGTCGCCGCCCCACTCACATCCATGCTAAAGAAGGGAAATTCTGGATTAACCTGGTCAACCGCAGCCTCGGAAGCCTTCCAAAAACTGAAGCAGTTGTTCACTACGGCTCCCATTCTTCACCATCCTGACCCCGAACGTGAGTTTATTGTAGAAGTAGACGCTTCCAACACGGGAACTGGGGCGATCCAATCCCAGTGGCATGGCAGTCCTcccatcatagcacagaaactgcgcttaaaattacaaatgacttACTTCTAG